A part of Arachis hypogaea cultivar Tifrunner chromosome 12, arahy.Tifrunner.gnm2.J5K5, whole genome shotgun sequence genomic DNA contains:
- the LOC112729914 gene encoding uncharacterized protein, with translation MLKSSFNCAFILVYGAHNRDEKTHIWEELGYIAGLCQVPCCFLGDFNEIVHVDKRKGATSLPRSAKEFKVWIQDMHLVDLALTDRKFTWFRGRSCSRIDRALVNVEWLEEFPETRLRGVPRSLSDHCPIIVEDKKLRGGPRPFRSLDSWFTHEGFLSMVKEEWRGLGEIQFTDKLKALTIPLGRWHKANFGEMYKKISKFEEETKRIDDMVSNGVYDETMEARRKALVTCCERWYVRKEVHWKQMSQSRHAKEMDKNTRHFHNIASARRQNNRIDTLVINGRQGHKCHCELHSMTNLNLATGSYMTYQTFNKVY, from the exons ATGTTAAAGAGTAGTTTCAATTGCGCATTTATCTTGGTCTATGGTGCACATAATAGAGATGAGAAGACTCATATTTGGGAGGAGCTAGGTTATATAGCTGGGTTATGTCAGGTTCCTTGTTGTTTTCTGGGAGACTTTAATGAAATAGTACATGTTGACAAAAGGAAAGGTGCAACTAGCTTACCTCGGTCTGCCAAAGAGTTCAAGGTTTGGATACAAGATATGCACTTAGTGGATCTGGCCCTCACTGATCGTAAGTTTACATGGTTTCGAGGACGATCTTGCAGTCGTATAGATAGAGCTCTGGTTAATGTGGAGTGGCTAGAAGAGTTTCCAGAGACTCGCCTACGAGGTGTGCCAAGGAGTTTGTCAGATCATTGCCCTATAATAGTGGAGGACAAAAAGCTTAGGGGAGGTCCAAGGCCGTTCAGAAGTCTTGATTCTTGGTTTACACATGAAGGATTTCTTAGCATGGTTAAGGAGGAGTGGAGAGGTTTGGGGGAGATACAGTTCACAGATAAACTGAAGGCGCTGACAATTCCGTTGGGAAGATGGCATAAGGCCAATTTTGGTGAGATgtacaaaaaaatttcaaagtttgaggaagaaaccaAGAGGATTGATGATATGGTAAGTAATGGAGTGTATGATGAAACTATGGAGGCTAGAAGAAAGGCGTTGGTTACTTGTTGTGAGAGATGGTATGTAAGGAAGGAAGTACATTGGAAACAGATGTCTCAGTCCCGGCATGCGAAGGAGATGGACAAAAATACAAGACACTTTCACAATATAGCCTCCGCAAGAAGGCAGAATAATAGGATTGATACACTGGTAATAAACGGCAGACAG gGCCACAAGTGTCATTGCGAGCTTCACTCCATGACAAATTTAAACCTTGCTACTGGATCGTACATGACATACCAGACTTTCAATAAAGTATACTAG